In Desulfofundulus kuznetsovii DSM 6115, the following are encoded in one genomic region:
- a CDS encoding TIGR04086 family membrane protein: MLNEETPGSFSLWEVLRGTLLGLAVSFLGSALIGAGYYFTSLSESSLPWFAAGLFFFSVLVGACSAASRAGNRGLFHGLGVAVLFFLVSWLLATTVLPSQVMPVSLLQKLILALVAGALGGILGVGFSDQG, translated from the coding sequence TTGCTCAACGAGGAAACTCCCGGTTCCTTTAGCCTCTGGGAAGTGTTGCGGGGGACTCTTTTAGGACTGGCAGTGTCTTTCCTGGGCAGCGCTTTAATAGGTGCGGGTTATTATTTTACCAGCCTCTCTGAAAGCAGCCTGCCCTGGTTTGCCGCAGGTCTATTTTTCTTCAGTGTGCTGGTGGGAGCCTGCTCCGCTGCGAGCCGGGCCGGGAACCGGGGTTTATTTCACGGTTTAGGGGTGGCCGTATTATTTTTCCTCGTTTCCTGGTTGCTTGCCACCACCGTACTCCCCTCCCAGGTCATGCCCGTTTCCCTGCTCCAAAAATTGATCCTGGCCCTCGTGGCTGGTGCCCTGGGAGGCATACTGGGGGTAGGCTTCAGCGATCAAGGTTAA
- a CDS encoding FAD/NAD(P)-binding protein, whose product MTKCHCRNPLKPYPATIVKIIDETPDVKTFQMVFDDPEVMENFRQKPGQVAQLSVFGVGEATISITSSPTRKGILEFSVKKVGMLTSALHRLEPGNKVGIRGPYGNHFPYEVMKGKDLLFIGGGIGLAPLRALIDFVLAEENRRDYGKVDIIYGARSMDDLCFKYDILDRWPQMPGTTVYTTIDRTEPGWEGHVGFVPAYLEEINPSPENKYAITCGPPIMIKFVLQALEKMGFSDDQVITTLELKMKCGIGKCGRCNIGSKYVCLDGPVFYLSQLKQLPPEF is encoded by the coding sequence ATGACTAAGTGCCACTGTCGCAACCCTTTAAAGCCTTATCCAGCTACCATCGTGAAAATTATCGATGAAACCCCGGACGTGAAAACCTTCCAGATGGTGTTCGATGACCCGGAGGTAATGGAAAACTTCCGGCAAAAGCCGGGCCAGGTGGCCCAGCTTTCAGTGTTTGGTGTGGGGGAGGCTACCATTTCCATTACTTCCTCACCCACCAGGAAGGGCATCCTGGAGTTTAGCGTGAAAAAGGTGGGCATGCTGACCAGTGCCCTGCATCGCCTGGAACCGGGCAACAAGGTGGGTATCCGCGGTCCTTACGGCAACCACTTTCCGTACGAGGTAATGAAGGGCAAGGATCTTTTGTTCATTGGCGGTGGTATTGGCCTGGCTCCCCTGAGGGCACTCATTGATTTTGTGCTGGCCGAGGAAAACAGGCGGGACTACGGAAAGGTAGATATTATCTACGGTGCCCGGTCTATGGACGACCTTTGTTTTAAATACGACATCCTGGATCGCTGGCCCCAAATGCCGGGCACTACCGTCTACACCACCATTGACCGGACTGAGCCGGGCTGGGAGGGACATGTAGGGTTTGTTCCGGCCTACCTTGAGGAAATCAATCCCTCCCCGGAAAACAAGTATGCCATTACCTGTGGCCCGCCCATCATGATCAAGTTCGTGCTGCAGGCCTTGGAAAAGATGGGTTTTTCCGACGACCAGGTGATCACCACCCTGGAACTGAAGATGAAGTGCGGCATTGGTAAATGCGGCCGTTGCAACATCGGCAGCAAGTACGTGTGCCTGGACGGGCCCGTATTTTACTTGAGCCAGCTAAAACAGTTACCGCCGGAATTTTAA
- a CDS encoding 4Fe-4S dicluster domain-containing protein translates to MEAYTISRDNLRTWLDTLARDYTLIAPVREEETVSLFKPVRGFAEINLGYTNSTVSPKGWLFPQTEEMFFFSTSDGQITLADAQTPGPAVLFGLRPCDIKGILALDPVFNGAYQDCYYQKRRQDTILVGLSCTRVERHCFCTSMGGGPTDGEGADLLLTEMDDGYGIEVLTPRGEELVNRYQQYFDADRENRVIPAREELGKKLARQFTRNVDTTGVKEFLDQHFELPYWGELARRCLGCGICTYICPTCHCFDIFDQSPDGESGVRSRCWDSCMFSHFTRMAGGHNPRPTQKERVRNRFLHKLKYHRDRYNLDGCVGCGRCVTRCPVNIDIRQIIADLQEVARHD, encoded by the coding sequence ATGGAAGCATACACCATTAGCAGGGATAATTTAAGGACCTGGCTCGATACCCTGGCCAGGGATTATACCTTAATCGCTCCCGTCAGGGAAGAAGAGACCGTTTCTTTATTTAAACCCGTAAGGGGCTTTGCCGAGATAAACCTGGGTTATACCAACAGCACGGTATCCCCAAAGGGCTGGCTTTTCCCCCAGACGGAAGAAATGTTTTTCTTTTCTACCAGCGATGGTCAGATTACCCTCGCGGACGCGCAAACTCCCGGACCGGCCGTACTGTTTGGCCTTCGCCCCTGCGATATTAAAGGGATCCTGGCTCTAGATCCGGTTTTTAATGGTGCCTACCAGGACTGCTATTACCAGAAGCGCCGCCAGGATACCATTCTGGTAGGCCTATCCTGTACCCGGGTGGAACGCCACTGCTTTTGTACTTCCATGGGAGGAGGTCCCACCGACGGGGAAGGAGCCGACCTTTTATTAACAGAGATGGACGATGGTTACGGCATCGAGGTGCTAACCCCCCGGGGAGAGGAACTGGTCAATAGGTACCAACAGTACTTTGACGCTGACCGGGAAAACCGGGTAATTCCGGCTCGCGAGGAACTGGGCAAAAAATTAGCGCGGCAGTTTACCCGTAATGTGGACACTACCGGCGTAAAAGAATTTCTGGATCAACACTTTGAATTACCTTACTGGGGTGAGCTTGCCCGCCGCTGCCTGGGCTGTGGTATCTGTACCTATATCTGCCCGACCTGTCACTGCTTTGATATCTTCGACCAAAGCCCGGATGGGGAGTCGGGAGTACGGTCGCGCTGCTGGGATTCCTGCATGTTCAGTCACTTTACCCGTATGGCCGGCGGACACAACCCCCGGCCTACCCAAAAGGAACGGGTACGCAACCGTTTTCTGCACAAACTGAAATACCACCGGGACCGTTACAACCTGGACGGATGTGTTGGTTGTGGCCGGTGTGTCACCAGGTGTCCGGTAAATATTGACATCCGCCAGATCATTGCCGACCTGCAGGAGGTGGCCCGGCATGACTAA
- a CDS encoding Coenzyme F420 hydrogenase/dehydrogenase, beta subunit C-terminal domain, producing MIGYAPGSEVSRVVPAFISREDEVDRLVWNPLCINNLAKYLLDYRHEPGKVAVVVKGCDSRAIIRLLQDNQISREKVIILGIPCPGLINPDLVAARLDPGAQITVAAVSEQDFSLQTGEGTFTFARDEALLKKCRDCEQHTPVIADFMLGEEIPPNDPGDPFVAVKTLEELPVEERSAYWDKQFSRCLRCYACRNVCPACTCRECVFDQAEPCWVAKANNLSENTAFHLIRAFHVAGRCVDCGECDRVCPVNIPLSLLNRKILKDIKDLFNVPTPGTSLEELPPLGAFTNSDPDEFM from the coding sequence GTGATCGGTTATGCCCCGGGCAGTGAAGTAAGCCGGGTAGTTCCCGCCTTCATCAGCCGGGAAGATGAGGTGGACCGGCTGGTCTGGAATCCCCTCTGTATCAATAATCTGGCTAAATACCTGCTGGATTACCGTCATGAACCGGGGAAAGTGGCGGTGGTAGTCAAGGGCTGTGATTCCAGGGCCATCATTCGCCTGCTGCAGGATAACCAGATCAGCCGGGAAAAGGTGATCATCCTGGGCATACCCTGCCCGGGCCTGATCAACCCGGATCTGGTGGCAGCCCGCCTTGACCCGGGAGCACAAATTACGGTTGCAGCCGTCAGTGAGCAAGACTTTTCTTTGCAGACAGGGGAGGGAACTTTCACTTTTGCCCGGGACGAGGCCCTGCTCAAGAAGTGCCGGGACTGCGAACAACACACCCCGGTAATTGCCGATTTTATGCTCGGGGAAGAAATACCGCCTAACGATCCGGGGGATCCCTTTGTCGCAGTAAAAACGCTGGAAGAACTACCGGTAGAAGAAAGAAGCGCATACTGGGATAAGCAGTTCAGCCGGTGCCTGCGGTGTTATGCCTGCCGCAATGTTTGCCCGGCTTGCACCTGCCGGGAATGTGTCTTTGACCAGGCGGAACCCTGCTGGGTGGCTAAAGCCAATAACCTCTCGGAGAATACTGCTTTTCACCTCATCCGGGCCTTTCACGTGGCCGGACGATGCGTGGATTGTGGTGAGTGCGACCGGGTATGCCCGGTAAATATACCCCTTTCGCTCCTCAACCGGAAGATATTAAAAGACATTAAGGACCTGTTCAACGTCCCCACTCCGGGTACCAGTCTGGAAGAACTGCCGCCCTTAGGGGCATTTACCAATTCCGATCCCGATGAATTTATGTAG
- a CDS encoding hydrogenase iron-sulfur subunit: MSVTEQWEPKIIGFCCNWCSYAGADLAGVSRLNYPTSIRVIRVPCSGRVNPVFILRAFQRGADGVLVSGUHPGDCHYVSGNYHTRRRYLIFKRLLEYVGFEPGRFQARWISGSEGAKFAQTVEDITAQIKVLGPNTKMRQKPVPKPADVSTGVRVE; the protein is encoded by the coding sequence GTGTCTGTAACAGAACAATGGGAACCTAAAATCATCGGCTTTTGTTGTAACTGGTGCAGCTATGCCGGCGCCGATCTGGCGGGCGTTAGCCGTTTGAACTATCCCACATCAATCCGGGTGATCCGGGTGCCCTGTTCGGGAAGGGTTAATCCTGTTTTCATCTTGCGCGCCTTCCAGAGGGGGGCTGACGGTGTGCTGGTGAGCGGGTGACACCCGGGGGACTGCCACTATGTTAGTGGCAACTATCATACGCGGCGGCGCTACCTTATTTTTAAGCGCCTGCTGGAATACGTTGGCTTTGAACCGGGACGCTTCCAGGCCCGCTGGATCAGCGGCTCCGAAGGGGCTAAGTTTGCCCAAACAGTGGAGGATATTACGGCACAAATTAAAGTCCTGGGACCGAATACCAAGATGAGACAGAAACCAGTGCCGAAACCTGCTGATGTTTCCACCGGGGTGAGGGTGGAATGA
- a CDS encoding CoB--CoM heterodisulfide reductase iron-sulfur subunit A family protein → MQRIGIFVCWCGLNIGAVVDMSRVVEAVSKFPGVVYATDYKYMCSEPGQETIIQAVREHRLDRVVVASCSPRLHEATFRKTLARAGLNPYLLEMANIREQCAWVHQREPEKATQKAIELIRRAVSKVSKLEPLFESTIPVTKRALVIGGGIAGMQTALDIADAGYQVILVEREPTIGGKMAMLDKTFPTLDCSAUIITPKMVAAAQHPNITLFTYAEVEKVEGYIGNFEVTIRQKARSVDHSKCTGCGTCWEKCPTKVLSEYNLGLGMRKAIYISFPQAVPNKPVIDRQHCRQFTMGKCGVCQKVCPAQAIDYQQEDQLIKEQVGAIVVATGYDLFEWEQAYGEYGYGRYPDVISGLQFERLNNASGPTGGKILRPSDGKEPKNVVFIKCVGSRDAAKGKEYCSRTCCMYTAKHAHQVLEKIPGSKVYVFYMDVRTPGKAYEEFYLRTVHEGARYIRGRVSKIYPEGDHLVVMGVDTLLGRPVEVAADLVVLATAMVPSKGSAEIARIVGFSTDQDGFFMESHPKLRPVETNTAGVFLAGACQGPKDIPDTVAQASAAAAKVCALFSRSEMAVDPMIAHVNQALCSGCLECKNVCPYRAIETATVTERVGGKTVERTVASVNTGLCQGCGACTVACRAGAINVKGFTNEQVLAEVDALCL, encoded by the coding sequence ATGCAGCGTATCGGCATCTTTGTCTGCTGGTGTGGTTTAAACATCGGCGCGGTGGTAGACATGTCCCGGGTAGTGGAAGCAGTCTCCAAATTTCCGGGAGTGGTGTACGCCACCGACTACAAGTACATGTGCTCTGAACCCGGGCAGGAAACCATTATCCAGGCAGTGCGGGAACACCGCCTGGACCGGGTGGTGGTAGCCTCCTGCTCTCCCCGCCTCCACGAAGCTACCTTCCGCAAAACCCTTGCCCGGGCTGGATTGAACCCCTATCTTTTAGAAATGGCCAATATCCGGGAACAGTGCGCCTGGGTACATCAACGGGAACCAGAAAAAGCCACCCAGAAAGCCATCGAATTAATCCGCCGGGCCGTATCCAAGGTAAGCAAGCTGGAGCCCCTTTTTGAATCCACCATTCCCGTCACCAAGCGGGCGCTGGTCATCGGCGGCGGCATTGCCGGTATGCAGACCGCCCTGGACATTGCCGACGCCGGTTACCAGGTCATCCTGGTGGAAAGGGAGCCTACCATTGGCGGGAAAATGGCCATGCTGGATAAAACTTTTCCCACCCTGGATTGTTCGGCCTGAATTATCACGCCTAAGATGGTTGCTGCGGCGCAGCACCCTAATATAACCCTGTTTACTTACGCCGAAGTAGAAAAGGTAGAAGGTTATATCGGCAATTTCGAGGTTACCATAAGGCAAAAAGCCCGCTCCGTCGACCATAGCAAATGCACCGGATGCGGCACCTGCTGGGAGAAATGTCCCACCAAGGTGTTAAGCGAGTACAATTTGGGATTGGGAATGCGTAAGGCCATTTACATCAGCTTTCCCCAGGCTGTACCCAACAAACCCGTTATCGACCGGCAACACTGCAGGCAGTTTACCATGGGTAAATGCGGCGTTTGCCAGAAGGTTTGCCCGGCACAGGCAATCGATTACCAGCAGGAAGACCAGTTAATTAAGGAACAGGTGGGGGCCATTGTTGTGGCCACCGGTTATGACCTGTTCGAATGGGAGCAGGCCTACGGCGAATACGGTTACGGGCGCTATCCCGATGTAATCAGCGGGCTGCAATTTGAAAGGCTGAACAACGCTTCCGGGCCAACGGGAGGCAAGATTTTAAGGCCCTCCGATGGGAAGGAACCGAAAAACGTGGTTTTCATCAAGTGCGTAGGTTCCCGGGATGCAGCCAAAGGGAAGGAATACTGCTCCCGGACCTGCTGCATGTACACGGCAAAACACGCTCACCAGGTGCTGGAAAAAATCCCGGGTTCAAAGGTCTACGTCTTTTACATGGATGTCCGGACCCCCGGTAAGGCCTACGAGGAATTTTACCTGCGCACGGTCCATGAAGGTGCCCGGTATATCCGCGGCCGGGTATCCAAAATTTACCCCGAAGGTGACCATCTGGTGGTTATGGGTGTGGATACCCTTTTGGGCCGGCCGGTAGAAGTAGCCGCGGATCTGGTGGTGCTGGCCACGGCCATGGTACCCAGCAAAGGATCGGCCGAAATTGCCCGCATTGTGGGCTTTTCCACCGACCAGGACGGATTCTTTATGGAAAGCCACCCCAAACTGCGGCCGGTGGAAACCAATACCGCGGGAGTCTTCCTGGCCGGAGCCTGCCAGGGACCTAAAGATATCCCAGATACCGTTGCCCAGGCCAGCGCGGCCGCGGCAAAGGTCTGTGCATTGTTCTCCCGCAGCGAGATGGCCGTGGACCCCATGATTGCCCACGTCAACCAGGCCCTTTGTTCCGGTTGCCTGGAATGCAAAAACGTCTGTCCCTACCGGGCCATTGAAACGGCAACGGTCACCGAACGGGTGGGCGGTAAAACGGTGGAACGCACGGTGGCCAGTGTTAACACCGGACTGTGCCAGGGATGCGGCGCCTGTACCGTAGCCTGCCGGGCCGGGGCAATCAACGTCAAAGGCTTTACCAATGAGCAGGTACTGGCGGAGGTGGACGCACTGTGTCTGTAA
- a CDS encoding CoB--CoM heterodisulfide reductase iron-sulfur subunit B family protein, producing the protein MKFAYYPGCSLETSGKEYDLSTRAVSKHLGIELTEVPDWSCCGATAGHSTSHLLALALPARNLALAEKTGLDVTAPCAACYQRLALACHELNHNPQLREKVNEITERPFHGKIKVISILEVISSVGLEQIRAQVVKPLKGLKIAAYYGCLLVRPRAIQIDDTENPQIIEQIMQAAGAEPVDWPHKTECCGASLAVSNEEVAIPMVSRILKAAALSGANCLVCACPLCHFNLDMRQLKVNRLQGTNYHLPVFYFTQLLGVAMGLNPQDLSLHTHFVDTGQVLKLVG; encoded by the coding sequence GTGAAGTTTGCCTATTATCCCGGTTGCAGTTTGGAAACCAGCGGGAAGGAATACGATCTTTCCACCCGGGCGGTAAGTAAACACCTGGGTATTGAACTTACGGAGGTCCCCGACTGGAGTTGCTGCGGGGCTACAGCCGGACACAGTACGAGCCACCTTCTGGCCCTGGCCTTGCCTGCCCGCAATCTGGCCCTGGCCGAAAAAACAGGTCTCGACGTAACCGCACCCTGTGCTGCCTGTTACCAGCGCCTGGCCCTGGCCTGCCACGAATTGAACCACAACCCCCAGTTGCGGGAAAAAGTTAATGAAATTACAGAGCGGCCTTTTCACGGCAAGATTAAGGTGATATCCATCCTGGAAGTGATCAGTTCCGTTGGTTTGGAGCAAATTCGGGCCCAGGTAGTGAAACCCTTAAAAGGGTTGAAAATCGCCGCCTATTACGGCTGTCTTTTAGTGCGGCCCCGGGCCATCCAGATCGACGATACCGAAAACCCGCAAATCATAGAGCAGATCATGCAGGCCGCCGGGGCGGAACCGGTGGACTGGCCGCATAAGACCGAGTGCTGTGGGGCTTCCCTGGCAGTAAGCAATGAAGAAGTAGCCATTCCCATGGTTTCCCGTATCCTGAAGGCGGCGGCACTCTCCGGTGCCAATTGCCTGGTGTGCGCCTGCCCCCTGTGCCACTTCAACCTTGACATGCGCCAGTTGAAAGTTAATCGATTGCAGGGAACCAATTACCACTTGCCGGTATTTTACTTTACCCAGCTTTTGGGAGTGGCCATGGGTTTGAATCCGCAGGACTTGAGCCTGCATACCCATTTTGTAGATACCGGCCAGGTACTTAAACTGGTTGGTTAA
- a CDS encoding 4Fe-4S dicluster domain-containing protein, whose amino-acid sequence MEIIRLNESEDRDFIERVSRESGQAVENCYQCGKCTAGCPVAFAYDLMPHQVMRMVQMGLKEEVLRCQSIWLCASCVTCTVRCPRNIDVAMVMDTLRIMARRKGMVPPGRGRNVALFNNNFLGSIQKYGRLFEFATMAMFNLKTGQPFREASTGLTMLRRGKLKLSVTKPRGLEEINRIFEKVRQAEKEV is encoded by the coding sequence ATGGAAATTATCAGACTCAACGAAAGTGAAGACAGGGATTTTATCGAACGTGTATCCCGGGAAAGCGGACAGGCAGTGGAAAATTGTTACCAGTGCGGGAAGTGTACCGCCGGTTGCCCGGTGGCCTTCGCCTACGACTTAATGCCCCACCAGGTAATGCGCATGGTACAAATGGGATTAAAGGAAGAGGTACTCCGTTGCCAGAGCATCTGGCTTTGCGCATCTTGCGTTACCTGTACGGTCCGTTGCCCCCGGAATATTGATGTGGCAATGGTAATGGATACCTTACGGATTATGGCCCGGCGCAAGGGCATGGTACCTCCGGGCAGGGGCCGCAACGTGGCCCTGTTCAACAACAATTTCCTGGGGTCCATTCAAAAGTACGGGCGGTTGTTTGAATTTGCCACCATGGCCATGTTCAATCTTAAAACCGGCCAGCCTTTCCGGGAAGCCAGTACAGGGTTAACCATGTTAAGGCGGGGCAAGTTAAAGTTATCGGTAACAAAACCACGGGGACTGGAAGAAATTAACCGTATTTTTGAAAAAGTACGCCAGGCGGAAAAGGAGGTTTAA
- a CDS encoding helicase C-terminal domain-containing protein, producing the protein MPYSVVVCDVETTGLNPQHNEIIEIALLRLEEGEITGQFHSLVRPRQRVPATIHRLTGLSDELLATAPPLDEVLPSVMDFLGNNSLMGHNVSFDRDFLQAAAGTPIAAQLFDTRELARILLPNAPGFRLADLCRFLGIEQRRVHRALDDALATVSLYRRLLDKAAEMEGQVLLYLAAFLQRAGSAWADEIGQLAWQSRSRKITRPAFFLPPEPEETQEPVCPRNLPQSSRELAALLEPGGPLALHLESYEYRPQQARMVDAVTRALEEEKFLLMEAGTGTGKSMAYLIPAFYWSLSRGQRVLIATRTINLQEQLWQRDIPLVKAALGWSCRTALVKGRQNYLCLRRWLNTLQTRDWTAAEAAFYARILVWTQETTTGDRSELNLSSLEQELWQELCADSEACLGSRCRWFARACYVSRVRGQAERANLIIVNHSLLFSDVRAENRVLPEYAALVVDEAHHLEDAATEQLGRAISRTVLFRWLNKLNRLLIRLSELAPPRGDSSWLSSLQKVRDAGHRAFQGAESFFNALQQLVIQQASIQQKENTRRHVLRLQPGLEGDITAELQSEQANLLFCLKDLLTGLKKLIDHLESSQIEDESWAGPTWELSFHTTEGSRMVADLESILQGTLEKNVYWAEVHEGGEKTSCSLRAAPIQVNKILYEHLYQSKKSIIFTSATLTVEESFDHFMERTGLDLIPPERVVTMQVDSPFRYESQSLLCIVRGLPTPGEGSEDIYFATVASTLLDLAEITGGRMLVLYTSHRALQETYRRLKPVCEERDICLLGHNLDGNHWQLVEEFRTSQRAILMGASSFWEGVDIPGPALSCVVMVKLPFWAPQVPVVEARLEELASQGKDGFRHFSLPQAIIRFKQGFGRLIRTAQDRGVVVVLDGRLLDKKYGRHFLHSLPLKSHIQGNRHLIMKRIAHWFAHPGSQPNWPAINQPQQVERFASSSQQKKFNL; encoded by the coding sequence GTGCCATATTCGGTGGTAGTTTGTGACGTGGAAACTACGGGTTTAAATCCTCAACATAATGAAATCATCGAAATAGCTCTCCTCCGGCTGGAAGAAGGAGAAATAACCGGGCAATTCCACAGCCTTGTCCGCCCGCGGCAACGGGTCCCAGCGACCATCCACCGTCTAACCGGCTTAAGTGATGAACTTCTGGCCACCGCCCCGCCACTGGACGAGGTTTTGCCATCAGTAATGGATTTCCTTGGAAACAACTCTTTAATGGGTCATAACGTATCCTTTGACCGGGATTTCCTGCAAGCCGCGGCGGGCACCCCGATCGCAGCTCAGCTTTTTGATACCCGGGAACTGGCCCGCATCCTTTTACCCAACGCCCCTGGCTTTCGACTGGCCGACCTTTGCCGTTTTTTGGGGATAGAACAAAGGCGCGTCCACCGGGCACTGGATGACGCTCTGGCCACGGTCTCCCTTTATCGCCGGCTGCTCGATAAGGCCGCGGAAATGGAGGGGCAGGTGTTGTTATACCTGGCCGCCTTTTTGCAGCGGGCCGGATCGGCCTGGGCAGACGAAATAGGCCAGCTGGCCTGGCAATCCCGCTCAAGGAAGATTACCCGTCCCGCCTTCTTTTTGCCCCCTGAACCGGAAGAAACACAGGAACCGGTTTGCCCGCGAAACCTTCCTCAATCCTCCCGGGAACTGGCCGCTTTGCTGGAGCCCGGCGGTCCCCTGGCTCTCCACCTGGAGAGTTACGAATACCGCCCGCAACAGGCACGTATGGTAGATGCGGTAACCCGGGCCCTGGAGGAAGAAAAATTTTTGCTTATGGAAGCCGGCACGGGAACGGGAAAATCCATGGCCTACTTGATCCCGGCATTTTACTGGTCCCTCTCCCGGGGGCAGCGTGTCCTTATTGCTACGCGAACCATTAACCTGCAGGAACAGCTATGGCAAAGGGATATCCCCCTGGTGAAAGCGGCCCTCGGTTGGTCCTGCCGCACGGCACTGGTTAAAGGCAGGCAAAATTACCTGTGCCTGCGGCGCTGGTTAAATACCCTGCAGACCCGTGACTGGACTGCTGCGGAAGCAGCTTTCTATGCCCGCATACTGGTCTGGACACAAGAAACCACCACCGGGGACAGGAGCGAACTCAATCTTTCCAGTTTAGAGCAGGAACTCTGGCAGGAACTGTGTGCCGATAGTGAAGCCTGCCTGGGCTCCCGTTGCCGGTGGTTCGCCCGGGCCTGTTATGTTTCCCGGGTCCGGGGCCAGGCTGAGAGGGCTAATCTGATCATTGTCAATCATTCTCTCCTCTTTTCCGATGTGCGGGCTGAAAACCGCGTACTTCCAGAATATGCCGCTCTGGTGGTGGACGAAGCGCATCATCTGGAAGACGCGGCCACTGAACAACTGGGGCGCGCAATTTCGCGCACCGTGCTCTTCCGCTGGTTAAACAAGCTCAACCGGCTCCTGATCCGCTTGAGCGAACTGGCACCACCCCGGGGCGATTCTTCCTGGCTTTCCAGCCTCCAAAAGGTCCGGGATGCCGGCCACAGGGCATTCCAGGGGGCGGAGTCGTTCTTTAACGCCTTGCAGCAGCTGGTAATCCAGCAAGCTTCCATTCAACAAAAAGAAAATACACGCAGGCACGTCCTTCGCTTACAACCGGGCTTAGAGGGAGATATCACTGCCGAGCTGCAATCGGAACAGGCAAACCTCCTTTTCTGTCTCAAGGACTTGTTGACCGGCTTGAAAAAGCTTATAGATCACCTGGAATCCAGCCAGATAGAAGATGAGAGCTGGGCCGGCCCGACCTGGGAGCTATCATTCCATACCACAGAGGGTAGCAGGATGGTGGCGGACCTGGAATCCATTCTTCAGGGTACACTGGAGAAAAACGTTTACTGGGCCGAAGTACACGAAGGAGGGGAAAAGACCAGCTGCAGCCTGCGGGCCGCGCCAATTCAGGTAAATAAAATACTTTACGAGCACTTGTATCAAAGTAAAAAATCAATCATTTTCACCTCGGCAACCTTAACGGTCGAAGAATCGTTTGATCATTTTATGGAACGTACCGGTTTGGACCTTATTCCTCCCGAACGTGTAGTAACCATGCAGGTGGACTCACCATTTCGGTATGAATCCCAATCCCTGCTATGCATTGTGAGAGGGCTGCCTACTCCCGGAGAAGGGTCAGAAGATATATACTTCGCCACCGTGGCAAGTACGCTCCTGGATCTGGCTGAAATTACGGGAGGTCGCATGCTGGTCCTATATACCTCCCACCGGGCACTGCAGGAAACCTATCGCCGGTTAAAGCCCGTATGTGAAGAAAGGGATATCTGTCTCCTCGGCCATAATCTTGACGGCAACCATTGGCAACTCGTGGAGGAATTTCGCACTTCTCAAAGGGCTATTCTAATGGGAGCGTCCAGTTTCTGGGAAGGTGTGGACATTCCCGGACCGGCTTTAAGCTGTGTGGTCATGGTCAAACTCCCCTTTTGGGCTCCCCAGGTTCCAGTAGTGGAAGCACGCCTGGAAGAGCTGGCCTCCCAGGGGAAGGATGGTTTCCGCCATTTCAGCCTCCCCCAGGCCATTATTCGCTTTAAACAGGGCTTTGGCCGGCTAATCCGGACAGCCCAGGACCGGGGTGTTGTGGTGGTTTTAGATGGACGCCTGCTGGACAAAAAATACGGCCGCCATTTTTTGCATTCTCTACCTTTAAAAAGCCACATCCAGGGAAACCGCCACCTGATTATGAAGCGGATTGCTCACTGGTTTGCCCACCCCGGCAGCCAGCCCAACTGGCCTGCAATCAACCAGCCCCAACAGGTAGAGCGATTCGCCTCTTCCAGCCAACAAAAGAAATTTAATCTCTAA